One genomic region from Candidatus Binatia bacterium encodes:
- a CDS encoding peptidylprolyl isomerase, producing MKAWLSWPPLHFVVGGVGLIALRWALGETPGERPAVPVRAPIVISVEHLERLGDRFERRWGAPPRPEQLRALVAEEVQEEILYREAKRLALDYQDGSVRLRLVQKMRAVSERPGRSEGELAREAVALGFDDDVVIRRLLAEEMRLVLRQPSGHSELSDEKLREVLETHRDEFLQPERVTFSHVFLSADVRGDSVADDAAAALALLQSDPIDEDRRAQLSDAFPLGLDFRSVPRLSVQGRLGKPFSDEVFRLEPGTWSGPVESPYGLHLVRVEEILAAELPPVAEVRPRVLRMAADELGRDRLATGLVRLRRLYDVRIADSPES from the coding sequence GTGAAGGCCTGGCTCTCCTGGCCGCCGCTGCACTTCGTGGTGGGCGGCGTCGGGCTGATCGCACTTCGCTGGGCTCTCGGCGAGACACCGGGCGAGCGACCGGCCGTTCCGGTGCGCGCGCCGATCGTGATTTCGGTCGAACACCTCGAACGCCTCGGTGACCGATTCGAGCGAAGGTGGGGTGCGCCCCCGAGACCCGAGCAACTTCGCGCGCTCGTCGCCGAAGAGGTGCAAGAAGAGATTCTCTACCGCGAGGCCAAGCGCCTCGCTCTCGACTATCAGGACGGCAGCGTTCGGCTTCGACTGGTGCAGAAGATGCGGGCGGTGAGCGAACGTCCCGGGAGGAGTGAGGGCGAGCTCGCGCGCGAGGCCGTCGCGCTCGGTTTCGATGACGACGTCGTCATTCGCCGCCTTCTCGCGGAGGAGATGCGACTCGTCTTGCGCCAGCCGTCCGGGCATTCCGAGCTCTCCGACGAGAAGCTGCGCGAGGTTCTCGAGACGCACCGCGACGAGTTTCTCCAACCCGAGCGGGTGACCTTCTCGCACGTCTTTCTGAGCGCGGATGTACGCGGTGATTCGGTCGCCGACGACGCGGCTGCTGCGCTGGCCCTTCTTCAGTCGGATCCGATCGACGAGGATCGCCGCGCGCAACTCTCGGATGCCTTCCCGCTGGGGCTCGACTTTCGCTCGGTTCCCCGCTTGAGCGTTCAGGGGCGTCTCGGCAAGCCGTTTTCCGACGAGGTCTTCCGTCTCGAGCCGGGGACGTGGTCGGGGCCGGTGGAATCCCCTTACGGGCTCCACCTCGTGCGGGTCGAGGAGATCCTGGCCGCCGAGCTTCCGCCGGTTGCGGAGGTTCGTCCGCGTGTGCTGCGCATGGCCGCCGACGAGCTGGGGCGCGATCGCCTTGCGACGGGCCTGGTGCGTCTGCGCCGGCTCTACGACGTTCGGATCGCGGATTCGCCCGAGTCGTAG